The Flavobacterium sp. HJ-32-4 genome contains a region encoding:
- the ccsA gene encoding cytochrome c biogenesis protein CcsA — MKKKLLSVLFSTRLMAVLFLLYAVAMAVGTYIESEYNTDTARIWIYNALWFELIMALFMVNFIGNIKRYQLHKKKNWATLLLHLAFIFILVGAAVTRYISYEGMMSIREGESSNQVLSERAYLTVLTDGQYKGQTMRRKTEKSLLLSPAVYPPFASNDFTINDQFDKIPYKVTFVDYIMAAKETVVPDPNGVEYLKIVETENGRRHEHFLKEGETQNLHNLLFSLNRFVPGAININTKGEQYTINSPFEGGFMRMADQMKGRVAKDTTQPLMMRSLYTIGNALFVFPEAAMKGKITYVSSGNYKDKQADDALIVKVANEGQERLVTLVGSKGKIGVPVSFKQGNLEYTLQFGSKVYETPFRVVLKDFIAQKYPGTQNSYSSFESKVRVEDGATKFDYHIYMNHVLDYGGYRFFQANFDPDEKGTVLSANHDFWGTWITYVGYFLLFFAMMAILFDRNTRFADLKRRLESVRVKKEKLIMGLLLFVSFSGFSQEQHRHTNINTRQIADTIAKYKVNEKTAALFGRLVLQDGGRMKPINTFSSELFRKVYKSDSFNGMNADQAFLSMTQFPALWLDMPIISLKKDNDSIRSILGIGKEEKYAPFRAFFDDRGNYKLSPFLDEAYRNQRPDQYQKDLIDADKKVVLLNSALSGTILRIFPVPGDKNNKWVSFVESATPSGTSLDTMRILYPKLMQDLYLGARKKDFSDANTTLGNIEKVQKRVGAAVRPADAKIDAEILYNKYDVFRNLFWLYMTVGSIMLILVIVNILATSKWLARVANILHITIGVLFALHTAGLVFRWYVSGHAPWSDAYESMIYVAWATMFFTLAFDRKSKLTVASGTFVASMILMIAHWNWLDPNIANLQPVLNSYWLMIHVAVIVASYGPFTLGMILGIVTMILMILVNDRNKEKMELHIREITYINEMALTIGLVMLTIGNFLGGQWANESWGRYWGWDPKETWALISIMVYAFIIHARLVPGLRGRWTFAFLSILGYYSIMMTYFGVNFYLTGLHSYASSEGKAVTTATFFYSIPCVTLLVLPAWWKAKKYLKK, encoded by the coding sequence ATGAAGAAGAAACTCCTCTCTGTTTTGTTTTCAACCCGCCTAATGGCCGTTCTTTTTCTTCTTTATGCCGTCGCGATGGCGGTGGGTACCTACATCGAAAGCGAATACAACACCGACACAGCCCGTATCTGGATTTATAACGCCCTATGGTTCGAATTGATTATGGCATTGTTCATGGTCAACTTCATAGGCAACATTAAACGATACCAGTTGCACAAAAAAAAGAACTGGGCCACCCTTTTGTTGCACCTCGCCTTTATTTTTATTTTGGTAGGAGCGGCGGTTACCCGTTATATCAGCTATGAAGGGATGATGAGCATCCGGGAAGGGGAGTCGTCCAACCAAGTGCTATCCGAACGGGCCTACCTAACCGTACTGACGGACGGCCAGTACAAAGGACAGACGATGCGTCGCAAAACGGAAAAATCGCTGCTGTTGTCGCCGGCCGTGTATCCTCCTTTTGCAAGTAACGATTTCACTATCAACGATCAATTTGACAAAATCCCCTATAAAGTAACATTTGTAGATTACATCATGGCGGCGAAAGAGACCGTCGTACCGGATCCAAATGGAGTAGAGTACCTCAAAATTGTAGAAACAGAAAACGGTCGTCGTCATGAGCACTTCCTCAAGGAAGGCGAAACACAAAACCTGCACAATCTTCTTTTCTCGCTGAACCGATTCGTTCCGGGCGCCATCAACATCAATACCAAAGGCGAACAATACACCATCAATTCTCCCTTTGAAGGCGGGTTCATGCGGATGGCAGACCAAATGAAAGGACGCGTGGCGAAAGATACCACCCAGCCTCTCATGATGCGGTCGCTCTATACCATCGGAAACGCCCTTTTCGTTTTTCCGGAAGCGGCGATGAAGGGAAAAATCACGTATGTGTCGAGCGGGAACTATAAAGACAAGCAGGCGGATGACGCGCTCATAGTGAAAGTTGCCAACGAAGGCCAGGAACGGTTGGTAACGCTGGTGGGTTCAAAGGGCAAAATCGGCGTGCCTGTTTCGTTCAAACAAGGCAACCTGGAATACACGCTCCAATTTGGCAGTAAGGTATACGAAACGCCCTTCCGCGTAGTACTGAAGGATTTCATCGCGCAAAAATATCCTGGCACACAAAACAGCTATTCGTCTTTTGAAAGCAAGGTTCGGGTGGAAGACGGGGCGACCAAATTCGACTACCACATTTATATGAATCACGTCCTCGATTACGGCGGTTATCGCTTTTTTCAGGCGAACTTCGATCCGGATGAAAAAGGAACGGTACTATCTGCCAACCACGATTTCTGGGGTACCTGGATCACCTACGTCGGCTATTTCCTTTTGTTTTTTGCGATGATGGCCATCCTTTTCGACCGCAACACCCGTTTTGCCGACCTAAAACGAAGACTGGAATCCGTGCGGGTCAAAAAAGAAAAATTGATAATGGGGTTGCTGCTGTTCGTATCCTTCTCTGGTTTTTCGCAAGAGCAACATCGCCATACCAACATCAATACGCGTCAGATAGCAGATACCATCGCGAAATACAAAGTCAACGAAAAGACGGCAGCCCTGTTCGGACGCCTGGTGCTTCAGGATGGCGGGCGTATGAAGCCGATCAACACCTTTTCATCCGAACTGTTCCGAAAAGTCTATAAAAGCGATTCCTTTAATGGGATGAATGCCGACCAGGCCTTTCTCTCGATGACGCAGTTCCCTGCCCTTTGGCTGGATATGCCGATTATCAGCCTAAAAAAAGACAACGACAGTATTCGCTCGATACTCGGAATCGGAAAAGAGGAGAAATATGCACCTTTTCGGGCGTTCTTCGACGATCGCGGCAACTATAAACTGTCGCCCTTCCTGGATGAAGCCTACCGCAACCAACGCCCCGATCAATACCAGAAAGACCTGATCGATGCCGACAAAAAAGTGGTATTGCTCAACTCGGCACTTTCCGGTACGATCCTGCGTATTTTCCCCGTCCCCGGTGACAAGAACAATAAATGGGTTTCCTTCGTCGAATCGGCTACGCCTTCCGGAACGTCGCTCGATACGATGCGCATCCTGTATCCCAAACTGATGCAGGACCTGTATCTGGGGGCACGCAAAAAAGACTTCAGCGATGCCAATACCACCCTGGGCAACATCGAAAAGGTGCAGAAAAGGGTGGGAGCTGCTGTGCGTCCGGCCGATGCTAAGATCGACGCCGAAATACTCTACAATAAATACGACGTCTTCCGTAACCTATTTTGGTTGTACATGACAGTCGGGTCTATTATGTTGATTCTCGTAATCGTCAACATTCTTGCGACTTCAAAGTGGTTGGCGCGCGTCGCGAACATCCTGCATATTACGATAGGGGTTTTATTTGCCCTGCACACGGCCGGATTGGTATTCCGTTGGTATGTTTCCGGACACGCACCGTGGAGTGACGCATACGAATCCATGATTTACGTGGCCTGGGCGACCATGTTTTTCACACTGGCTTTCGATCGCAAATCGAAGTTGACGGTGGCATCGGGTACATTTGTCGCGTCGATGATCCTCATGATTGCCCACTGGAACTGGCTCGATCCGAATATCGCGAACCTCCAACCGGTGTTGAATTCATATTGGCTGATGATCCACGTCGCGGTGATTGTCGCCAGTTACGGACCGTTCACTCTTGGAATGATATTGGGAATCGTCACCATGATCCTGATGATACTCGTGAACGACCGTAATAAGGAGAAAATGGAACTTCACATCCGTGAAATCACCTACATAAATGAAATGGCGCTGACCATTGGCCTGGTGATGCTGACGATAGGGAACTTCCTCGGTGGACAATGGGCCAACGAAAGCTGGGGACGCTATTGGGGCTGGGATCCAAAGGAAACCTGGGCACTGATCAGCATTATGGTGTATGCGTTCATCATCCACGCGCGACTGGTGCCGGGACTCCGTGGTCGCTGGACGTTCGCCTTCCTGAGCATTCTCGGGTACTACTCGATCATGATGACCTATTTCGGGGTGAATTTCTACCTCACCGGCCTCCACTCATACGCGTCCAGTGAAGGAAAGGCCGTAACAACCGCTACCTTCTTTTATTCCATCCCATGCGTCACGCTGCTGGTGCTGCCCGCCTGGTGGAAAGCAAAAAAATACTTGAAGAAATAA
- a CDS encoding pirin family protein has product MSNIGLIIEERPTIVGNFMVGRLLPFREKRMVGPFIFIDHMGPEQLSEADNFDVPPHPHIGLSTLTYLFEGEIMHRDSLGTELVIKPGQVNWMTAGRGIVHSERTPQYLRDKPKSLHGLQIWVALPKHLEEMAPSFHHAEGDDLPAWEETGLAFRLIAGDVMGRKSSVPVYSPLYLIEIKAIEDATVDIGSSLFGESALYILEGSISSDGNRFGPKQILVATDSTLCRFEMEKGTTVYLFGGEAFAEERHIYWNFVSSDKNRIEEAKERWLKQEFVRVPGETEWVPLPEQKPGFRVK; this is encoded by the coding sequence ATGTCGAACATCGGATTGATTATCGAGGAGCGTCCCACGATCGTAGGAAATTTCATGGTCGGGCGGCTATTACCGTTTCGGGAAAAGCGGATGGTAGGCCCGTTTATCTTCATCGACCACATGGGTCCTGAACAGTTGTCGGAAGCGGATAATTTTGACGTTCCGCCCCACCCACACATAGGACTTTCGACACTTACGTACTTGTTTGAGGGGGAAATCATGCACCGTGACAGCCTGGGAACCGAGTTGGTCATCAAGCCCGGACAGGTCAACTGGATGACAGCAGGTCGCGGAATCGTGCATTCCGAGCGCACCCCGCAGTATTTGCGCGACAAACCGAAGTCCTTACATGGCTTGCAAATCTGGGTAGCACTACCCAAACACCTGGAGGAAATGGCCCCTTCCTTTCACCATGCCGAGGGCGATGATCTTCCTGCTTGGGAAGAGACCGGCCTGGCGTTCAGGTTAATAGCCGGAGACGTTATGGGACGAAAATCGAGTGTACCGGTCTATAGTCCGCTCTATTTGATTGAAATAAAAGCCATTGAGGATGCAACCGTCGATATCGGATCCTCCCTTTTTGGCGAAAGTGCGTTGTATATACTGGAAGGAAGCATTAGCAGTGATGGCAATCGATTTGGCCCGAAACAAATTTTGGTCGCAACCGATTCGACGCTTTGTCGATTTGAGATGGAAAAAGGAACGACTGTATACCTTTTTGGAGGGGAAGCGTTCGCGGAAGAGCGGCATATATATTGGAACTTCGTCTCATCGGATAAAAACCGGATCGAAGAAGCAAAAGAGCGCTGGCTGAAACAGGAGTTTGTTCGCGTTCCTGGCGAAACGGAGTGGGTACCGCTTCCCGAGCAGAAACCGGGGTTTCGGGTGAAGTGA
- a CDS encoding amino acid permease → MSFKSLFRKKSVHDILKQVEKGQEDGHHALGKHLTARDLTAFGIAAIIGAGIFSTIGKASADGGPAVIFLFLFTAIACGFAAFAYAEFASMVPVSGSAYTYSYVAFGEIVAWIIGWALIMEYAIGNVTVAISWSDYFTGLLDSGGIHVPWWMQMDYLTASNGYRDAEALMQAGKAFANLDEGLQHAHLAWTSAPTIGSFHFVADLPALLIIIIITWLVYRGMKESRNASNLMVVVKLCIILLVIAVGIFYVDTDNWHPFAPNGAAGVLKGVSAVFFAYIGFDAISTTAEECKNPQRDLPRGMMWAIIICTLLYITIALVLTGMVRYDKLAVGDPLAYVFDVLDLKWMSGIIAVSAVVAMASVLLVFQMGQPRIWMSMSRDGLLPKRYSRVHPKYRTPSYATIVTGFVVAIPALFLNLTMVTDLCSIGTLFAFVLVCAGVLVLQDNKDLPRGKFRAPYVNSRYVFIPGLVVALALVMVFNREGAEAFITNEKQPVAAQDLVTSLDDAETNQVGSFLMTREGKAVGDVEEYLSAVSEEGETAYRSLVDALPIAADKKYEEGWSLFRHKIPMWFFLIALGAMAVWSFRKQLSLIPLLGLVCCLYMMAELSVWNWMYFGIWLAIGLVIYFSFSRKNSRLNIKVE, encoded by the coding sequence ATGTCATTTAAGAGCTTATTCCGGAAGAAATCCGTACACGACATCCTGAAGCAGGTCGAAAAAGGCCAGGAAGACGGGCATCATGCATTGGGCAAGCACCTTACGGCACGCGACCTGACCGCCTTTGGGATTGCGGCGATTATTGGAGCCGGTATCTTCAGTACGATCGGAAAAGCCAGTGCTGACGGCGGTCCGGCCGTTATTTTCCTGTTCTTGTTTACCGCTATTGCCTGCGGGTTTGCAGCTTTCGCTTACGCGGAATTTGCCTCGATGGTGCCGGTGTCGGGATCGGCGTACACCTATTCGTATGTAGCATTCGGCGAGATCGTTGCCTGGATCATCGGATGGGCGCTGATTATGGAGTATGCGATTGGGAACGTCACGGTAGCCATATCATGGAGTGATTACTTTACCGGTTTATTAGACAGTGGCGGGATTCACGTGCCCTGGTGGATGCAGATGGATTATCTCACCGCCTCAAACGGCTACCGCGATGCCGAGGCCTTGATGCAGGCAGGCAAAGCGTTTGCGAATCTCGACGAGGGCTTGCAGCACGCGCACCTGGCGTGGACATCGGCGCCGACAATCGGTTCATTCCATTTCGTAGCCGACCTGCCCGCGTTATTGATTATCATCATCATCACCTGGCTGGTGTATCGCGGGATGAAAGAATCCCGAAACGCGAGCAACCTGATGGTGGTGGTCAAGTTATGTATCATACTATTGGTCATTGCCGTCGGCATTTTCTATGTGGATACCGACAATTGGCACCCGTTTGCACCCAACGGTGCAGCTGGCGTTTTGAAAGGGGTATCGGCGGTATTCTTTGCCTACATCGGATTTGATGCAATTTCAACGACAGCGGAGGAATGCAAGAACCCACAACGCGACTTGCCACGGGGTATGATGTGGGCTATTATTATATGTACACTATTATATATAACCATTGCCCTGGTGTTGACCGGAATGGTGCGTTACGATAAACTCGCGGTCGGCGATCCGTTGGCCTATGTGTTCGACGTGCTCGACCTGAAGTGGATGTCGGGTATCATCGCAGTAAGCGCGGTGGTGGCGATGGCATCCGTATTATTGGTATTCCAGATGGGGCAGCCGCGGATTTGGATGAGTATGAGCCGCGATGGTTTGCTCCCAAAACGGTATTCACGTGTACACCCTAAATACAGGACGCCTTCGTATGCGACGATTGTGACCGGATTTGTGGTAGCGATCCCGGCCTTGTTCCTGAACCTCACGATGGTGACCGACCTGTGCAGTATCGGGACGCTGTTTGCATTTGTGCTGGTGTGTGCTGGCGTACTGGTGTTGCAGGATAATAAAGACTTACCACGCGGGAAGTTCCGGGCGCCGTATGTGAATTCGCGTTATGTTTTCATTCCGGGACTCGTAGTGGCCCTTGCGTTGGTGATGGTGTTCAATAGAGAGGGAGCCGAAGCATTTATCACGAATGAGAAGCAACCCGTTGCGGCCCAGGATTTGGTCACCTCACTGGATGATGCTGAAACAAATCAGGTCGGCAGTTTCCTGATGACCCGCGAAGGAAAAGCGGTGGGGGATGTGGAGGAATACCTCAGTGCGGTTTCGGAAGAAGGGGAGACGGCCTACCGTTCTTTGGTAGACGCGTTGCCGATTGCGGCCGATAAGAAGTATGAGGAAGGATGGAGCCTGTTTCGCCATAAGATTCCGATGTGGTTCTTTTTGATTGCTTTGGGTGCGATGGCTGTGTGGTCGTTCCGGAAGCAGTTATCGCTTATTCCTTTATTAGGATTGGTGTGTTGTTTGTATATGATGGCCGAGTTGAGTGTCTGGAACTGGATGTATTTCGGCATCTGGCTGGCGATTGGCCTGGTGATTTACTTTTCGTTCAGTCGTAAGAATAGTCGACTCAACATAAAAGTGGAGTAG
- a CDS encoding peroxiredoxin, which yields MSLVGKKFPNITVDAISSMGDNLRINVFEEAVKNNKKVVLFWYPKDFTFVCPTELHAFQAALPEFEKRNTLVIGASCDTNEVHFAWLNTAKNAGGIEGVTYPILADTTRNLANILGILDIESTSYHEDTDTVLLEGSNVTYRATYLVDETGKIFHESVNDMPLGRNVNEYLRLIDAYTHVQTKGEVCPANWEEGKEAMHATREGVASYLSN from the coding sequence ATGTCATTAGTAGGTAAAAAATTCCCCAACATCACAGTAGACGCCATTTCTTCGATGGGCGACAATCTTCGCATCAACGTATTCGAAGAGGCCGTTAAGAACAACAAGAAAGTGGTACTGTTTTGGTATCCAAAAGACTTTACGTTCGTGTGCCCGACGGAACTGCACGCTTTCCAGGCAGCGCTTCCTGAATTCGAAAAGCGCAACACGCTGGTTATCGGTGCGTCATGCGACACCAATGAAGTGCACTTCGCCTGGCTGAACACCGCAAAGAACGCCGGTGGTATTGAAGGCGTTACCTATCCGATTTTGGCCGATACCACACGTAACCTGGCCAACATCCTGGGCATCCTTGACATCGAATCGACTTCCTACCATGAAGATACCGACACGGTATTGCTCGAAGGATCTAACGTAACCTACCGCGCGACGTACCTCGTCGACGAAACAGGAAAAATCTTCCACGAAAGCGTAAACGATATGCCACTGGGGCGTAATGTAAACGAATACCTCCGCCTGATCGACGCCTACACCCACGTTCAAACAAAAGGTGAAGTTTGTCCGGCTAACTGGGAAGAAGGAAAAGAAGCGATGCACGCCACGCGCGAAGGTGTCGCCAGCTACCTCTCAAATTAA
- a CDS encoding co-chaperone YbbN, with translation MLIELTDDTLQNIVASHDKVLVQYSASWCGNCRIMKPKFKKFASEIENVTFVLVDAEQSPESRKLANVTNLPTFAAFSGGKLFDQTQTNKTEVLEELVHKIAQN, from the coding sequence ATGTTGATTGAATTAACCGACGATACATTGCAAAACATCGTGGCGTCGCACGATAAAGTCTTGGTGCAGTATTCCGCTTCCTGGTGCGGCAATTGCCGGATTATGAAGCCCAAATTCAAAAAATTCGCTTCAGAGATCGAAAATGTCACCTTTGTTTTGGTGGACGCAGAGCAGTCGCCCGAATCGCGTAAACTCGCCAATGTGACCAACCTTCCGACTTTTGCGGCTTTCAGTGGAGGAAAATTGTTCGACCAGACACAGACCAACAAAACGGAAGTGCTGGAAGAATTGGTGCATAAAATCGCGCAGAACTGA
- a CDS encoding L-serine ammonia-lyase translates to MEECISVFDMLKIGVGPSSSHTLGPWRAAERFLSELRDQQRLTKVERVKVDLYGSLSLTGKGHATDLAVMLGLSGQDPEYIPVDDISGIIKTIEENQQLHLGNEHTIPFSFLVDIVFNKNFLPFHANGLTFTAYFDDDSHYASTFYSIGGGFVVKEERVNAKKKHTIKCAFPFPINKADELLAYTREQGKSISEIVYQNEISMRAPEVVDAELLRIWNTMLECMYIGCHTEGTLPGGLNVRRRAFDMHQNLIGELPYSSPQEWLEVIRKTEVKFRQILKWVSCFALAVNEVNAALGRVVTAPTNGSAGVIPAVLMYYMVIENHEANDEHIRKFLMVAGEIGSIFKKGSTISAAMGGCQAEIGVSSAMAAAALCELMGGAPEQVLMAAEIAMEHHLGLTCDPIGGLVQVPCIERNTMGAIKAINAAELALETDAKNAKVPLDKVVDTMWNTAVDMNSKYKETSEGGLAIAVNMADC, encoded by the coding sequence ATGGAAGAATGTATCTCCGTTTTCGATATGCTCAAGATCGGCGTAGGCCCCTCGAGCTCCCACACCCTCGGCCCATGGCGCGCAGCCGAGCGTTTCCTCTCTGAACTGCGTGACCAACAGCGACTCACGAAGGTCGAGCGTGTGAAAGTCGACCTCTACGGCTCGCTGTCCCTAACCGGAAAGGGCCACGCGACAGACCTCGCGGTGATGCTCGGACTCAGCGGCCAGGATCCTGAATACATCCCCGTAGACGACATATCGGGCATCATCAAAACCATCGAAGAGAACCAACAACTGCACCTCGGCAACGAACACACCATTCCGTTCTCGTTCCTGGTCGATATCGTCTTCAACAAGAATTTCCTGCCGTTCCATGCGAACGGGCTCACCTTTACGGCCTATTTCGACGATGACAGCCACTACGCCTCGACGTTTTACTCCATCGGCGGCGGCTTCGTCGTCAAAGAAGAACGGGTCAATGCAAAGAAGAAACACACGATTAAGTGCGCCTTCCCGTTCCCAATCAACAAAGCCGATGAACTGCTCGCCTACACCCGCGAACAGGGCAAATCGATCTCGGAAATCGTCTACCAAAACGAAATTTCGATGCGCGCACCGGAAGTCGTCGACGCCGAACTGCTCCGCATCTGGAACACCATGCTCGAATGCATGTACATCGGTTGCCACACGGAAGGCACACTGCCGGGTGGACTCAACGTACGCCGGCGCGCCTTCGACATGCACCAGAACCTCATTGGCGAACTCCCCTATTCGTCGCCACAGGAATGGCTTGAAGTCATCCGCAAGACGGAAGTCAAGTTCCGCCAAATCCTGAAATGGGTGAGCTGTTTCGCGCTGGCTGTCAACGAAGTAAACGCAGCCTTGGGTCGTGTCGTCACCGCACCTACCAACGGAAGCGCGGGCGTCATACCAGCCGTACTCATGTATTATATGGTCATCGAAAACCACGAGGCCAACGACGAACACATCCGCAAATTCCTGATGGTGGCAGGCGAAATCGGCAGCATCTTCAAAAAAGGCTCCACGATCTCTGCCGCAATGGGAGGCTGCCAGGCCGAAATCGGCGTGTCGTCAGCCATGGCGGCGGCGGCACTCTGCGAACTCATGGGCGGCGCACCCGAACAAGTGTTGATGGCGGCGGAAATTGCGATGGAGCACCACCTCGGACTCACCTGCGATCCGATTGGTGGACTCGTGCAGGTGCCGTGCATCGAGCGCAACACCATGGGCGCCATCAAGGCAATCAATGCGGCGGAGCTGGCGCTTGAAACGGATGCCAAAAATGCCAAAGTGCCACTCGACAAGGTGGTCGACACCATGTGGAACACGGCCGTTGACATGAACTCGAAATATAAGGAAACGTCGGAAGGTGGACTCGCGATTGCGGTGAATATGGCGGATTGTTAG
- a CDS encoding RNA methyltransferase encodes MADLDYLAYLETLITEERRNKFIEILKFRTNHLMFAMEDVFQMHNTSAVMRSCEVFGIQNLSVIEERFGKKLDRKIAMGAQKWVDIKKFDTVQDCLDDTRARGYRIIATTPHENDCLLEDFDISQRSAIFFGTELTGLSQEIIDQADGFLKIPMVGFTESLNISVSAAIIAQNLTQRLRASDLPWQLTEEETLQKRIDWAKASIRSIADIEKRYFAERG; translated from the coding sequence ATGGCCGACCTTGATTATCTCGCTTATCTCGAAACCCTGATTACGGAAGAACGCCGGAACAAATTCATTGAGATTTTGAAGTTCCGTACGAACCATCTCATGTTTGCGATGGAAGACGTGTTCCAGATGCACAACACGAGCGCGGTGATGCGGAGCTGTGAAGTGTTTGGTATCCAGAACCTGAGTGTAATTGAAGAGCGGTTTGGCAAAAAACTCGACCGCAAGATCGCAATGGGTGCCCAAAAGTGGGTCGACATCAAAAAATTCGATACCGTGCAGGATTGCCTTGACGATACCCGTGCCCGCGGCTATCGCATCATTGCCACTACCCCCCATGAAAACGACTGCCTGTTGGAAGATTTCGACATATCGCAGCGTTCGGCGATCTTCTTTGGGACCGAGCTGACGGGTTTGTCGCAGGAAATCATCGATCAGGCCGACGGGTTCCTGAAGATTCCGATGGTGGGATTCACGGAAAGCCTGAATATCTCAGTCTCGGCGGCCATCATTGCGCAAAACCTGACGCAGCGGTTACGGGCATCCGATCTTCCGTGGCAATTGACGGAAGAAGAAACGCTGCAAAAAAGAATCGACTGGGCGAAAGCCTCCATCCGAAGTATCGCGGATATTGAGAAGCGGTATTTTGCAGAGCGTGGTTAA
- a CDS encoding NAD-dependent deacylase, whose protein sequence is MAQKPKIVVLTGAGMSAESGISTFRDAGGLWEGHDIMEVASPQGWQRNPELVLDFYNKRRRQLHEVAPNEGHLRLAALESAFDVHVITQNVDNLHERAGSTKILHLHGELFKVRSTRNPNHILHWEHDLNWGDTDPQGHQLRPHIVWFGEEVPALAEAVDITTQADAFVVIGTSMQVYPAASLIEYAPLGIPLYYIDPNPADIPFYKNKIDTIAKGGSEGARLLERKLRDTFGL, encoded by the coding sequence ATGGCACAGAAACCAAAAATAGTCGTACTGACTGGCGCGGGCATGAGCGCAGAAAGCGGCATCAGCACCTTCCGCGACGCAGGCGGACTCTGGGAAGGGCACGATATCATGGAAGTCGCGAGTCCACAGGGGTGGCAGCGCAACCCCGAGCTCGTGCTCGACTTCTACAACAAACGACGTCGGCAACTGCACGAAGTGGCACCCAATGAAGGCCACTTGCGCCTCGCGGCACTCGAATCTGCCTTCGATGTCCACGTGATTACGCAGAATGTCGACAACCTCCATGAACGCGCCGGCAGCACCAAAATACTCCACCTGCATGGCGAATTATTCAAGGTACGAAGCACCCGCAACCCCAACCATATCCTGCATTGGGAACACGACCTCAATTGGGGCGATACCGATCCGCAGGGCCACCAACTACGTCCGCACATCGTCTGGTTCGGCGAAGAAGTCCCCGCCCTGGCAGAAGCCGTCGACATCACCACACAGGCCGATGCTTTTGTTGTGATCGGGACTTCTATGCAGGTGTACCCGGCCGCCAGTCTGATTGAATACGCGCCGCTGGGCATTCCGCTTTATTATATTGACCCGAACCCCGCAGACATCCCTTTCTATAAAAATAAGATCGACACCATCGCTAAGGGCGGATCTGAAGGGGCGCGCTTATTAGAGCGTAAACTCCGCGATACGTTCGGGCTGTAA